One part of the Leptolyngbya sp. FACHB-261 genome encodes these proteins:
- a CDS encoding ABC transporter permease, with protein sequence MRRHLRILRLFWATALAAELEYRANFIFAALSSLGNLIGSLFALSLFYRNGYTFSGWSWQEALVVLGIFTTLQGFADTFLAPNLSRIVKHVQQGTLDFILLKPLNSQFWLSTHTLSPWGLPDLFFGIVMIGYAGTQLSLAPQAYLLSAVPLLFGLISLYSLWFMLGATSIWFVKIYNVTEVLRGLLEAGRFPMVAYPTAYRFFFTFVIPVAFLTTIPAEAMLGRSEAGWIIGASLLALGLFLASAWFWQFALRFYTSASS encoded by the coding sequence ATGAGACGTCACCTGCGCATTCTCCGGCTATTTTGGGCCACTGCCCTAGCAGCGGAACTTGAATACCGAGCGAACTTCATCTTCGCAGCTCTTAGCAGTTTAGGTAACCTGATCGGTAGCCTGTTTGCTCTGTCTTTGTTTTATCGCAATGGCTACACCTTCTCAGGCTGGTCTTGGCAAGAAGCACTAGTGGTACTGGGAATTTTCACTACGCTTCAGGGCTTCGCAGATACTTTTCTGGCCCCAAACTTGAGCCGAATTGTCAAGCACGTGCAGCAGGGCACCCTCGACTTCATCCTGCTCAAACCGCTCAATAGCCAGTTCTGGCTCTCAACCCACACCCTCTCTCCCTGGGGTCTGCCAGATCTATTTTTTGGCATTGTCATGATTGGTTACGCCGGAACCCAGCTCAGCCTAGCGCCTCAAGCATATTTGTTAAGCGCTGTGCCGCTGCTATTCGGCCTGATCAGTCTTTACAGCCTGTGGTTCATGCTGGGCGCAACCAGCATCTGGTTCGTCAAAATCTATAACGTCACCGAAGTCTTGCGTGGCTTACTAGAGGCGGGACGCTTCCCTATGGTGGCCTATCCTACGGCGTACCGCTTCTTTTTTACCTTTGTAATTCCCGTGGCTTTTTTAACCACAATTCCAGCAGAGGCTATGTTGGGGCGCTCTGAAGCAGGTTGGATCATTGGCGCTAGCCTACTCGCTCTGGGGTTATTTCTAGCCTCAGCTTGGTTCTGGCAATTTGCTCTACGCTTTTATACCAGCGCTTCCAGTTAG
- a CDS encoding ABC-2 family transporter protein — MRSFWRRARVLSTVYYAYMTEYRAELLLWVLSGVLPFILMGVWMEAAQGGRFGLGPLDFARYFLAAFVARQFSVVWVVWEFEREVVEGRLSPRLLQPMDPAWHHFVSHFAERFARLPFAIILVGFFFVLYPQAIWLPSLSGFLLFCLAVSLAFTMRFIMQYTMAMFAFWTERASAIEEFWFLMYLFLSGLIAPLEIFPQAVRNVIQWTPFPYLINFPASLLVGLPVNVGQGLLVMLAWTGVFFVLNRWLWRQGLKHYSGMGA, encoded by the coding sequence ATGAGGAGCTTTTGGCGCAGGGCACGGGTCTTGAGTACGGTCTATTACGCCTACATGACCGAGTACCGAGCAGAACTCCTGTTGTGGGTGCTGTCTGGGGTGCTGCCCTTCATCTTGATGGGGGTCTGGATGGAGGCCGCCCAAGGCGGACGCTTCGGCCTAGGCCCACTAGACTTTGCTCGCTATTTCCTGGCTGCCTTTGTAGCACGGCAGTTCTCGGTGGTTTGGGTAGTTTGGGAATTTGAGCGGGAAGTAGTGGAGGGCCGCCTGTCGCCTCGCCTACTGCAACCGATGGATCCGGCTTGGCACCACTTCGTGTCTCACTTCGCCGAACGCTTCGCGCGCTTGCCTTTCGCGATCATCCTGGTCGGCTTCTTTTTTGTGCTTTACCCTCAAGCCATCTGGCTACCCAGTTTGAGCGGCTTTCTGCTCTTTTGCTTGGCAGTGAGTTTGGCATTCACTATGCGCTTCATCATGCAGTACACCATGGCGATGTTCGCCTTTTGGACAGAGCGCGCTAGTGCTATCGAAGAATTTTGGTTTCTAATGTATTTATTTCTCTCGGGCTTAATTGCACCGTTAGAGATTTTCCCCCAAGCTGTGCGCAATGTCATTCAATGGACACCCTTCCCTTACCTGATTAACTTTCCCGCTTCTTTGCTAGTTGGTTTACCTGTGAATGTTGGTCAGGGATTGCTTGTTATGTTGGCGTGGACGGGCGTATTTTTCGTGCTCAATCGCTGGCTATGGCGACAGGGTTTAAAGCATTACTCTGGCATGGGCGCTTAG
- the glnA gene encoding type I glutamate--ammonia ligase gives MAQTPQEILSLIKDQGIKIIDLKFIDTPGTWQHLSVYYDQIDESSFTDGVPFDGSSIRGWKAINESDMSMVLDPTTAWIDPFMEEPTLSVICSIIEPRTGEPYSRCPRVIASKAVDYLKSTGIGDTAFVGPEAEFFIFDNVQFDQTEHQGFYIVDSVEGRWNSGREEPGGNLGYKPRYKEGYFPVAPTDSSQDLRTEMLLTMAKCGVPIEKHHHEVATGGQCELGFRFAELIKAADYLMTYKYCIKNVAKRYGKTVTFMPKPLFNDNGSGMHTHQSIWKDGQPLFFQEGNYADLSEMALHYIGGILRHAPALLAFTNPTTNSYKRLVPGFEAPVNLAYSQGNRSASIRIPLSGKSPKAKRLEFRCPDATANPYLAFSAMLMAGLDGIKNKIHPGEPLDVDIYDLTPEELAKVPSTPGSLLDALEALRADHEFLLQGNVFTEDFINTWIEYKLDNEVNPMRLRPHPYEFALYYDC, from the coding sequence ATGGCCCAGACCCCTCAAGAAATCTTGAGTCTGATTAAAGATCAAGGCATCAAAATCATTGATCTGAAGTTCATCGATACGCCAGGCACCTGGCAACACCTCTCGGTCTACTATGACCAGATCGATGAAAGTTCCTTCACCGATGGCGTGCCCTTTGACGGCTCCAGCATCCGAGGCTGGAAGGCAATCAATGAATCGGACATGTCGATGGTCCTGGACCCGACCACGGCCTGGATCGATCCCTTCATGGAAGAGCCAACCCTAAGCGTCATCTGCTCAATTATTGAGCCGCGCACGGGTGAGCCCTACAGCCGTTGCCCCCGCGTCATCGCCTCCAAGGCAGTCGATTACCTCAAGTCCACGGGCATTGGTGACACTGCCTTCGTTGGCCCGGAAGCTGAGTTTTTCATCTTTGATAACGTTCAGTTTGACCAGACTGAACACCAAGGCTTCTACATCGTCGACTCAGTGGAAGGCCGCTGGAATTCTGGGCGGGAAGAGCCAGGTGGCAACCTAGGTTACAAGCCTCGCTACAAGGAAGGCTACTTCCCCGTTGCGCCTACCGATTCTTCCCAGGACCTCCGCACCGAGATGCTCCTGACGATGGCTAAGTGTGGAGTGCCAATTGAAAAGCATCACCACGAAGTTGCTACCGGTGGTCAGTGCGAGCTAGGCTTCCGCTTTGCTGAGCTGATCAAGGCTGCCGACTACTTGATGACCTACAAGTACTGCATCAAGAACGTCGCCAAGCGCTATGGTAAGACGGTCACGTTCATGCCCAAGCCACTGTTTAACGACAACGGCTCCGGTATGCACACGCACCAGTCGATCTGGAAAGATGGTCAGCCGTTGTTCTTCCAGGAAGGCAATTACGCTGACCTGAGCGAGATGGCTCTCCACTACATCGGCGGCATTCTGCGGCACGCTCCCGCTCTACTGGCCTTCACCAACCCCACCACCAACTCCTACAAGCGTTTGGTGCCTGGGTTTGAAGCGCCAGTCAACCTAGCCTATTCTCAGGGCAACCGTTCGGCCTCGATCCGGATTCCCCTGTCTGGCAAGAGCCCTAAGGCTAAGCGCCTAGAGTTCCGTTGCCCCGACGCCACCGCCAATCCCTATCTGGCCTTTTCTGCCATGCTGATGGCAGGCCTAGATGGGATCAAGAACAAGATCCATCCGGGTGAGCCTCTGGACGTAGACATCTACGACCTGACCCCCGAGGAACTGGCCAAGGTGCCCTCCACTCCTGGCTCTCTACTAGATGCGTTGGAGGCTCTACGGGCCGACCACGAATTCCTGCTCCAGGGCAACGTCTTCACCGAGGACTTCATTAACACCTGGATCGAGTACAAGCTCGACAACGAGGTGAACCCGATGCGTCTGCGTCCTCACCCCTACGAGTTCGCTCTGTACTACGACTGCTAA
- a CDS encoding ATP-binding cassette domain-containing protein, translating into MSIIVAEGLRKAYSIAVKEPGLAGTLSYFLRRQYQQVEAVKGVSFQIEPGEVVGFLGPNGAGKTTTLKMLTGLIYPSGGRVKVAGHVPFQRRAAFLQKITLVMGQKQQLIWDLPALDSLKINAAVYGIPDSDFRRRVGELVEMLSLAGKLNQPVRKLSLGERMKAELLAALLHQPSVLFLDEPTLGLDVNAQVSVRDFLREYNQRYGATVLLTSHYMADITALCQRVMLIHEGRLIYDGSLESLFNRFAPYREVQLELAQPMAKADLLTYGDLESVEGRSVRFCIKRDLLTRTLSRILAELEVLDLTVTDPPIEEVIGRVFRTGVAS; encoded by the coding sequence ATGTCGATTATTGTGGCTGAGGGCTTGCGCAAAGCCTATTCCATTGCAGTCAAGGAACCAGGTTTAGCAGGTACCCTCTCCTATTTTCTGCGCCGTCAGTACCAACAAGTCGAGGCCGTGAAGGGAGTCTCGTTTCAGATCGAACCAGGCGAGGTTGTAGGCTTTTTGGGTCCCAATGGCGCGGGCAAAACCACCACGCTGAAGATGCTGACCGGCTTGATTTATCCCTCCGGTGGGCGAGTGAAGGTGGCTGGGCATGTGCCTTTCCAGCGTCGAGCTGCGTTTCTGCAAAAGATCACGCTGGTCATGGGACAGAAGCAGCAACTGATCTGGGATCTGCCCGCTCTTGACTCTCTAAAAATCAATGCTGCCGTTTACGGCATTCCCGACTCAGACTTCCGGCGGCGGGTGGGAGAATTGGTCGAAATGCTGAGCCTAGCGGGTAAGCTCAACCAGCCTGTGCGCAAGCTCTCCCTAGGCGAACGCATGAAGGCTGAACTGCTGGCTGCCCTGCTACACCAGCCCTCAGTGTTGTTTCTAGACGAGCCCACGTTGGGGCTGGATGTCAACGCTCAAGTGAGTGTGCGCGATTTCTTACGCGAGTATAACCAGCGCTACGGCGCTACAGTTCTACTAACCAGCCACTACATGGCTGACATTACAGCGCTGTGTCAGCGCGTGATGCTGATCCACGAAGGACGGCTGATCTATGACGGTAGCTTGGAGAGCCTGTTCAACCGCTTTGCTCCCTACCGCGAGGTTCAGCTTGAGCTGGCCCAGCCTATGGCCAAAGCCGATCTCTTAACCTACGGAGACCTGGAATCCGTCGAGGGGCGTTCGGTGCGCTTCTGTATCAAGCGAGATTTATTAACACGCACGCTCTCTCGGATTCTGGCTGAGTTAGAGGTATTGGACCTGACCGTAACGGATCCACCGATTGAAGAGGTGATCGGACGGGTATTTCGGACGGGGGTGGCATCATGA
- a CDS encoding FAD-dependent oxidoreductase — translation MEQIWADVLVVGGGTGGTAAALQAARRGANTVLVSEFAWAGGMLTAAGVSAPDGNELMPLQTGLWGAFLRELEQRQPEGLDHAWVSFFTYEPRLGAEIFADWLAALPNLRWLQGETPLAVLREDKQVVGVRFANHEIRAAITLDGTELGDLLALGEVPHRWGWEWRAEYNEPSAPLEPSELTQRYPVQAPTWVVVLQEFAEPAPAIPAPPGYNPEPYAEAWQTHGPERFLDYGRLPGRRFMINWPIQGNDYGEGLNRLLGSPEERRVFNQEAQAHSLGFAHFIQTQLGQTELDRRYGLATDAFPSGALALHPYYRESRRLVGLTTITELDILPPPKLPTDAIALGNYPNDHHYPGFDLPLKSRSLRWGGRWTGWPFAIPYRALVPERIDGLLVCEKNISVSHIANGSTRLQPVVLGIGQAAGMAAALCIEQQCQPRDLSVRLLQEALVTEPQAPVALVPLLDLPPTHPDWLTWQRQYLDAPETYPADACCQPVPAPVPISQHSQTWTGIVHQRPDGIWLESQDLTAPVQLVTLWPEVHTQLNTCKEGQPVQVQGFLNLAGNWLRLESLQLL, via the coding sequence GTGGAGCAAATCTGGGCCGATGTCTTGGTAGTGGGTGGTGGTACAGGCGGCACTGCGGCTGCCCTTCAAGCTGCTCGACGGGGGGCTAACACCGTGTTGGTGAGTGAATTTGCCTGGGCTGGCGGCATGTTGACTGCGGCTGGTGTATCCGCTCCCGATGGCAATGAACTGATGCCTCTGCAAACCGGACTGTGGGGGGCTTTTCTACGGGAGCTAGAGCAACGCCAGCCTGAGGGACTTGACCATGCCTGGGTTAGCTTCTTTACTTACGAGCCTCGGTTAGGAGCTGAGATCTTTGCCGATTGGCTGGCAGCGCTGCCCAACTTACGCTGGCTTCAGGGCGAAACGCCTCTAGCAGTCCTGCGCGAGGACAAGCAGGTGGTTGGGGTGCGCTTCGCCAATCACGAAATCCGGGCGGCAATTACCCTGGATGGTACAGAACTGGGAGATTTACTGGCTTTGGGCGAGGTGCCCCATCGTTGGGGTTGGGAATGGCGAGCGGAATACAACGAGCCCAGTGCGCCGCTTGAACCCTCCGAGCTTACTCAGCGCTACCCGGTTCAGGCTCCCACTTGGGTTGTGGTCTTGCAGGAGTTTGCTGAGCCAGCCCCTGCCATTCCAGCCCCTCCAGGCTATAACCCAGAGCCTTACGCCGAAGCCTGGCAAACGCATGGGCCAGAACGTTTTCTGGACTATGGCCGCTTGCCGGGGCGACGCTTTATGATCAACTGGCCGATCCAGGGCAATGACTACGGCGAGGGGCTCAACCGCTTGCTGGGGTCGCCAGAGGAGCGTCGGGTGTTTAATCAAGAAGCGCAAGCCCACAGCCTCGGGTTTGCCCATTTCATTCAAACTCAGTTGGGGCAAACTGAGTTGGATCGGCGCTATGGTCTAGCAACTGATGCCTTTCCTAGCGGAGCCTTGGCGCTGCATCCTTACTATCGTGAAAGTCGACGGCTGGTGGGCTTAACCACGATCACCGAGCTCGATATTCTGCCACCGCCTAAGCTGCCTACCGATGCCATTGCCTTGGGCAACTATCCTAACGATCATCACTATCCCGGCTTTGACTTGCCGCTCAAGTCCCGCTCCTTGCGTTGGGGCGGGCGTTGGACAGGCTGGCCATTTGCGATTCCTTATCGAGCCTTGGTGCCTGAACGGATCGACGGCTTGCTGGTGTGCGAGAAAAATATCTCGGTTTCGCACATTGCCAACGGTTCAACTCGCTTACAGCCGGTCGTGCTAGGCATTGGGCAGGCAGCGGGCATGGCTGCTGCCTTATGTATCGAGCAGCAGTGTCAGCCGCGTGATCTGTCAGTGCGGTTGCTTCAAGAAGCGCTTGTGACTGAGCCTCAAGCACCAGTGGCCCTGGTTCCCCTATTGGATCTACCGCCCACTCACCCCGATTGGCTGACCTGGCAGCGGCAGTATCTAGATGCCCCTGAGACCTATCCTGCCGATGCCTGTTGCCAACCTGTACCTGCCCCTGTGCCCATTAGCCAGCACAGCCAAACTTGGACGGGGATTGTGCATCAGCGTCCAGACGGCATCTGGCTGGAGAGCCAAGACCTGACCGCTCCTGTGCAGTTAGTGACGCTGTGGCCTGAGGTTCATACTCAGCTCAATACCTGTAAAGAGGGGCAGCCAGTGCAAGTGCAAGGGTTCTTGAATCTCGCTGGGAACTGGCTGCGTCTAGAGTCGCTTCAATTGCTGTAG
- a CDS encoding ABC transporter transmembrane domain-containing protein — protein MKRSTYWQLLAYLRPQTATIAVATVCTIGFVLSMPLLAHLAQLIADYVGRGDVQGISRLVGVTVLVFLVRGLLQYGQDSLMAQAALRIGMDVRNRVYAHLHTLNLDYFETSRTGDLSYRLTEDVDRIGEVINKFFHQFVPCVLQLIAVLAYMVYLNWQLTLATLLVAPVIGLLIGWFGNRLLALSRRSQSRISDLSSLLTEVFSGVRLVRAFAAEDYEVRRFKYQAERNRRAKYSAEQVKAIQYPVVGFLEAMGALLVFWLGSWQIAQGNLTGSQFVGFIAGIALLMDPINLLTSNFNELKQAEASADRVIELLQVQPTVTEQPQAPDLPPITGKVEFCQVGFSYALGQPVLENLSLRVMPGEVVALVGSSGAGKSTLVNLLLRFYDPQAGQILIDGVDVRSVTLRSLRRQIGIVPQETILFTGTIAQNIAFGQDSFDLQKVQEAAQIANAHDFISALPQSYETWVGERGVNLSGGQRQRLAIARAVLLDPRILILDEATSSLDAESEALVQEALTRLMPGRTVLVIAHRLTTVRNADRILVLERGHVVESGNHEELMAQEGRYAQFHARQFQL, from the coding sequence GTGAAGCGTTCTACCTACTGGCAGCTCCTGGCATATCTTCGTCCACAGACTGCAACCATTGCTGTGGCGACGGTCTGCACTATTGGCTTTGTCCTCTCAATGCCACTGCTGGCTCATCTGGCTCAGCTGATTGCCGATTATGTGGGCCGTGGCGATGTACAGGGGATCAGCCGTCTAGTAGGAGTCACCGTGCTGGTGTTTCTGGTGCGGGGCTTGCTGCAATATGGGCAAGACTCGCTGATGGCACAGGCTGCCCTGCGCATTGGTATGGATGTGCGCAATCGGGTTTACGCCCATCTGCACACGCTCAATTTGGACTATTTTGAAACCTCGCGAACGGGCGACCTGTCCTACCGGCTAACGGAAGATGTGGACCGGATCGGCGAGGTGATCAATAAGTTCTTTCACCAGTTCGTGCCCTGTGTACTGCAACTGATCGCAGTTCTGGCCTACATGGTCTATTTGAACTGGCAGCTGACCTTGGCAACTTTGCTGGTGGCACCGGTGATCGGTCTGCTAATCGGTTGGTTTGGTAATCGCCTTCTGGCCTTGTCACGCCGCAGCCAGTCCCGAATTTCCGACCTCTCGTCCTTGCTCACCGAAGTGTTCTCTGGGGTGCGGTTGGTGCGAGCCTTTGCGGCAGAGGACTATGAGGTACGGCGCTTTAAATACCAGGCCGAGCGCAACCGGCGCGCTAAGTATTCCGCCGAACAGGTCAAGGCAATTCAGTACCCAGTCGTGGGTTTTTTGGAAGCGATGGGGGCCTTGCTGGTGTTTTGGTTGGGCAGTTGGCAAATTGCTCAGGGCAACCTGACCGGCAGTCAGTTTGTGGGCTTTATTGCAGGCATTGCCCTGCTGATGGATCCCATTAATCTTCTAACCAGCAACTTCAATGAACTTAAGCAGGCAGAAGCCTCAGCAGATCGGGTGATTGAGCTGCTTCAGGTTCAGCCCACTGTGACTGAGCAGCCCCAAGCTCCCGATCTGCCGCCGATTACTGGCAAGGTGGAATTCTGTCAGGTTGGCTTTAGCTATGCACTGGGTCAGCCCGTCTTAGAGAACCTGAGCTTGCGGGTGATGCCAGGCGAAGTGGTGGCGCTAGTCGGTTCCTCCGGCGCGGGCAAGAGCACCCTGGTCAATCTGCTCCTGCGTTTTTACGATCCTCAGGCCGGTCAGATCCTGATCGACGGCGTCGATGTCCGCAGCGTGACCCTACGTAGCCTGCGCCGTCAGATCGGTATCGTGCCCCAGGAAACAATCTTGTTCACCGGCACGATCGCGCAAAATATTGCCTTTGGTCAGGACAGCTTCGACCTGCAAAAAGTTCAGGAAGCAGCGCAGATCGCCAATGCTCACGACTTCATCTCAGCCTTGCCTCAGAGCTATGAGACTTGGGTGGGCGAACGGGGCGTTAACCTCTCCGGTGGCCAGCGTCAACGCCTCGCCATTGCTCGGGCGGTGCTCCTGGACCCGCGCATTCTGATCCTCGATGAGGCTACCTCCTCATTGGATGCAGAATCGGAGGCACTGGTGCAAGAAGCCTTGACCCGCCTAATGCCGGGACGAACTGTCTTGGTGATTGCCCATCGCCTAACCACAGTGCGCAACGCTGACCGCATTCTGGTACTGGAGCGGGGCCACGTGGTGGAATCTGGAAACCACGAAGAATTGATGGCTCAAGAGGGTCGTTACGCTCAGTTCCACGCCCGCCAGTTCCAGTTGTGA